The DNA segment TATTCCGGCCGAGATAACTTTATTGACCATGGTTAATATTGGAAAACACGCGGCAGCGGTCAGTCCCCGCCTGAAGGGGCACCAGATCGAAGACGAGACCGCCAGGCCGGCAAGATTGCCTCCAGAGCGATTTGCTTTTCGCAATAAGTTTGGAATGTAAACAGGGCCTTGTCACAATATAACCGCGCAATTAATTGCGCGGTTAAAGAGGTACAAAAACATGGAAATACTGATCACCGCCCGCATTTTTGGCCTCCCGCTGATCGCCTGGGGAGGGATCATCACCCTATCATCACTAGCAACAACTCTCTTAACCGGGCTTAATAAGTCCCCGCTTAAAACCCACCAACGGTTAGCCTATATTACTATTGCACTGGCAATTTTCCACGGCTTGGCCGGATTGATCTTACTTCTTTTTTAAGGACTGGATCGCCCCCATTGGACAAAAAGAGACGCATTTGCCGCATTCCGTGCAGAGCGACTGGTCAATGATCGGCGCCGCGTATCCCTGCTGTTTGATCGCCTTGACCGGACAGACCCTGACCGCCGGACAGGAATGATCCCGGGGACAACGCTTATTATCGACTATCGGCATATTATTTAGCCTCGATAATTTTCTTGACCGCCGCTTCAAAAGCGGGGGCCGGCCGCATCCCGATCAACCGGTCAATTTCCTTCCCATCTTTGAAAATAATAATGCAAGGAATTCCGGTCACTCCGTATTGGCCAGCCTTTTCCACATGTTCGGTCGTGTTGACCTTGAAGAATTTAGCTGCCGGATATTTAGCCGAAACGCTTTCGTAAACCGGGGCCATGGCCAGACATGGGCCGCACCAGGGGGCCCAAAAATCAACAAAGGCAACCCCTTTCCCCTGCTCAACTTCAACCGCGAATTCCTGGTCCGATATTTCTTTTGCCATAACTATCCCTCCTATTTTATTTCCAAAACCCTTTTAACGAACTGGTCAACCACCCGATAGCAAACCTTAACCCCCCGCCGCTCCCCTTCAATGACCCCGGCCGCTTTCAAAACGTTAAGGTGCTGGGAAACCGTTGAT comes from the Candidatus Margulisiibacteriota bacterium genome and includes:
- a CDS encoding 4Fe-4S binding protein translates to MPIVDNKRCPRDHSCPAVRVCPVKAIKQQGYAAPIIDQSLCTECGKCVSFCPMGAIQSLKKK
- a CDS encoding thioredoxin fold domain-containing protein; protein product: MAKEISDQEFAVEVEQGKGVAFVDFWAPWCGPCLAMAPVYESVSAKYPAAKFFKVNTTEHVEKAGQYGVTGIPCIIIFKDGKEIDRLIGMRPAPAFEAAVKKIIEAK